A stretch of the Filimonas lacunae genome encodes the following:
- the hxlB gene encoding 6-phospho-3-hexuloisomerase gives MFEFEKETVATRVSAALPMILEENRRLEEQLSADEIAAVVLLMQQANSIFVIGAGRTGLMMKAAAMRLMHLGFTVYVAGETTTPAIQKGDLLLAASGSGTTSSIVKAAEKAQATGAQVVAISTTTQSPLAAIADTILLIPAAQKQDFNGTISQQYAGSLFEQSVLLVTDAIFQSIWTLSNLPAEEIWKQHANME, from the coding sequence ATGTTTGAATTTGAAAAAGAAACAGTAGCCACACGTGTAAGTGCGGCACTGCCCATGATACTGGAAGAGAACAGACGCCTGGAAGAGCAGTTATCAGCCGACGAAATAGCCGCCGTAGTGCTACTGATGCAGCAGGCCAACAGCATATTTGTGATAGGCGCGGGCCGCACGGGTCTGATGATGAAAGCGGCAGCCATGCGCCTGATGCACCTGGGATTTACGGTGTATGTAGCAGGCGAAACCACCACGCCTGCCATACAGAAAGGCGATCTGTTACTTGCAGCATCCGGCTCCGGCACTACCAGCTCTATTGTAAAAGCAGCAGAGAAAGCGCAGGCAACAGGTGCACAGGTAGTGGCCATATCCACCACCACCCAATCACCACTGGCAGCGATAGCAGATACCATACTACTGATACCCGCTGCACAAAAGCAGGACTTTAACGGTACTATCTCTCAACAATATGCCGGTAGCCTGTTCGAGCAAAGCGTGCTGTTGGTAACAGATGCCATTTTTCAATCCATATGGACATTGAGTAACCTACCGGCAGAAGAAATATGGAAGCAGCACGCAAACATGGAATAA
- the hxlA gene encoding 3-hexulose-6-phosphate synthase: MAKLQVAIDLLTTEEALALAGKVAPYIDIIELGTPLIKNMGVSVITAMKQAHPDKIVFADLKTADAGELEADIAFKAGADLVTVLGVAGNATIAGAVKAAKAHGKGVVVDTIGAPNRVERAREAAALGATFVELHAGLDEQWTPGYSIQVLIDEASTANTPVSIAGGVNINNIKAVVASGVKVAVAGAAIYGAPDPAAAAKALREAMDAA, encoded by the coding sequence ATGGCAAAATTACAGGTAGCAATTGATTTGCTCACAACAGAAGAGGCTTTGGCGCTGGCAGGAAAAGTAGCACCTTACATAGATATCATCGAGCTGGGTACCCCACTGATTAAAAACATGGGCGTTAGTGTGATCACCGCTATGAAGCAGGCACACCCCGACAAAATAGTATTTGCCGATTTAAAAACAGCCGATGCAGGTGAACTGGAAGCAGACATTGCTTTTAAAGCAGGCGCAGACCTGGTTACGGTATTAGGCGTAGCCGGCAATGCTACTATTGCAGGCGCAGTTAAAGCTGCCAAAGCACATGGTAAAGGCGTGGTAGTAGATACTATTGGCGCACCTAACCGCGTAGAAAGAGCCCGCGAAGCTGCTGCACTGGGCGCAACGTTTGTAGAGTTACACGCAGGACTGGACGAACAGTGGACGCCTGGCTATTCTATTCAAGTACTGATTGATGAAGCCAGTACCGCTAACACACCGGTTTCTATTGCCGGTGGCGTTAACATCAACAATATTAAAGCAGTGGTTGCATCCGGTGTAAAAGTAGCCGTGGCAGGAGCAGCTATCTACGGCGCCCCCGATCCGGCCGCCGCAGCAAAAGCATTACGCGAAG